One window of the Natrinema sp. CBA1119 genome contains the following:
- a CDS encoding tyrosine-type recombinase/integrase has protein sequence MSLEPIDPETALELYIADRENELTEATIYSHRSRLGHFVRWCDEQGIGNLNDLTGRQLHRYRLWRRDEGDLSLASEKTQMDTLRVFVRWLEQVDGVEQDLSTKVRSPSLTPEQNTRDVMLDSDQATNVLAHLEKYQYATLGHVTIALLWHTMMRVGAAHALDLGDYHPDEQYLDVRHRPDQGTAIKNKEDGERLVALSDQLCELLNDWIADKRPDVTDNQGRKPLLASRQGRAHRTTLRGYCYRATRPCEYGAECPHDRDPKDCEATDRDAASSCPSSVSPHAIRRGSITHSLNNEIPENAVSDRANVSKVVLEQHYDRRTKREKMEQRRDYLDNL, from the coding sequence ATGTCACTGGAACCAATCGACCCAGAGACGGCACTCGAACTGTACATAGCAGACAGAGAAAACGAGCTGACCGAAGCAACAATCTACTCGCACCGGTCGCGGCTCGGGCACTTCGTTCGCTGGTGCGACGAACAGGGTATCGGGAATCTCAACGATCTCACCGGTCGCCAACTTCACCGTTACCGACTGTGGCGGCGCGACGAAGGCGATCTCTCACTTGCCTCGGAGAAGACTCAGATGGACACCCTGCGAGTCTTCGTCCGATGGTTAGAGCAGGTGGATGGAGTTGAGCAGGACTTGAGCACGAAGGTTCGCTCCCCCTCACTGACGCCAGAGCAGAACACTCGGGATGTCATGCTTGATTCGGATCAGGCTACGAACGTACTGGCTCACCTCGAAAAGTACCAGTACGCGACGTTGGGACACGTCACAATCGCCTTACTGTGGCACACGATGATGCGCGTCGGAGCCGCGCACGCATTGGACCTTGGTGACTACCACCCAGACGAGCAGTACCTCGATGTCCGTCATCGCCCAGACCAGGGGACGGCAATCAAGAACAAGGAGGACGGGGAGCGACTCGTGGCACTGTCTGATCAGCTCTGTGAACTCCTGAATGACTGGATCGCCGACAAGCGCCCGGACGTAACGGATAACCAGGGACGAAAGCCGTTACTCGCGTCACGCCAAGGTCGAGCACACCGGACGACGCTACGCGGATATTGTTATCGGGCGACTCGACCATGCGAATACGGTGCCGAGTGTCCGCACGACCGCGATCCAAAAGACTGTGAAGCGACTGATCGGGACGCTGCGTCCAGCTGTCCATCGAGTGTGAGCCCGCACGCGATTCGTCGTGGGAGCATCACGCACTCACTCAACAACGAAATACCTGAAAACGCCGTTTCAGACAGAGCGAATGTCTCGAAAGTCGTGTTGGAACAGCACTACGACCGCCGGACAAAGCGCGAAAAGATGGAGCAACGGCGGGATTACCTGGATAACCTCTGA
- a CDS encoding ATP-binding protein, producing MERFVDREQELSRLRGCYESDDAEMVVIFGRRRLGKTQLVQHSLSDRDDAVVYQATETTSQIQLDEFVDVAADTFPGITEIKQNWESLLGYLGDHDGIVVLDEFPYLIDADESLPSVIQRLWDQRFQNTSGTLILVGSSISMMEEATLLGNSPLYGRFTEKLDLRPLDFAAAQEFLPDDYSPEEQIFTWGIFGGVPYYLDGVNLDQDLGAVLTEEVLSQKGYLHNEPEYVLRTELTDPNRYFAILTTIAAGKTTSNEIAQAVGIDGKQISTYTQKLERLRLIEREVPITEEKAKSRRGRYRILDPLFRFWFRFVYGKEDRYERLGEDAYEAVIEPELPDFVSQEFEKLCQDALPNLFPEETFLDIGRWWYKEHEVDVVGFTTNGTVVAGECKFTNAPLDYSALASLEDHSAEIRWTPDTGDTKMEYALFTRSGVTQSVQEAVSERDDLHVFDLRDVTQHA from the coding sequence ATGGAACGCTTCGTGGATCGGGAACAGGAACTCTCACGGCTGCGTGGATGTTACGAATCTGACGACGCCGAGATGGTCGTTATTTTTGGTCGGCGACGACTCGGGAAGACACAGCTCGTCCAGCACTCGCTTTCCGACCGGGACGACGCCGTCGTCTACCAAGCCACGGAGACCACTTCACAGATACAACTTGACGAGTTCGTCGATGTTGCGGCCGACACGTTTCCTGGGATAACGGAGATCAAACAGAACTGGGAGTCCCTCTTAGGGTATCTCGGCGACCACGACGGAATTGTGGTCCTTGACGAATTCCCCTATCTCATCGATGCCGACGAAAGCCTTCCTTCGGTTATTCAGCGGCTGTGGGACCAACGCTTCCAGAACACCTCGGGTACGCTCATTCTGGTCGGATCCTCGATTAGCATGATGGAAGAAGCGACTCTGCTTGGAAACAGCCCACTGTACGGGCGGTTTACCGAGAAACTTGACCTCCGACCACTCGATTTCGCAGCCGCACAGGAGTTCCTTCCGGACGACTACTCGCCTGAAGAGCAGATTTTCACGTGGGGCATTTTCGGCGGTGTCCCGTACTACCTTGACGGTGTCAATCTTGATCAGGATCTCGGAGCCGTTCTCACTGAGGAAGTACTCTCTCAGAAGGGGTATCTCCACAATGAACCAGAGTACGTCCTCCGAACAGAACTCACAGACCCGAATCGGTACTTTGCGATCCTCACTACGATCGCTGCAGGGAAGACGACATCAAACGAGATTGCGCAAGCAGTAGGGATCGATGGGAAGCAGATTTCGACGTACACCCAGAAGTTAGAACGGCTCCGACTCATCGAGCGTGAGGTTCCAATTACCGAAGAGAAAGCGAAATCACGCCGCGGACGCTATCGGATCCTTGATCCCCTGTTTCGCTTCTGGTTCCGCTTCGTCTACGGCAAGGAAGACCGATACGAACGTTTGGGTGAAGACGCCTACGAGGCGGTTATCGAACCAGAACTTCCTGACTTCGTGAGCCAAGAATTCGAGAAGCTCTGTCAGGATGCACTGCCGAATCTGTTTCCCGAGGAGACGTTCCTCGATATCGGCCGCTGGTGGTACAAGGAGCATGAGGTTGATGTCGTCGGATTCACGACAAACGGAACCGTGGTTGCCGGGGAGTGTAAGTTCACGAACGCACCCCTTGACTACAGTGCGCTCGCCTCACTCGAAGACCATTCTGCGGAAATCCGCTGGACTCCAGATACTGGCGACACCAAGATGGAATACGCATTGTTCACGCGTAGCGGCGTCACACAATCCGTACAGGAAGCGGTCTCCGAACGCGATGACCTACATGTGTTCGACCTGCGCGACGTCACACAACACGCCTGA